A genomic stretch from Acropora palmata chromosome 13, jaAcrPala1.3, whole genome shotgun sequence includes:
- the LOC141864513 gene encoding ras-related protein rab7 gives MASRKKVLLKVIILGDSGVGKTSLMNQYVNKKFSNQYKATIGADFLTKEVMVDDRLVTMQIWDTAGQERFQSLGVAFYRGADCCVLVFDVTQPSTFKTLDSWRDEFLIQASPRDPENFPFVVLGNKIDLENRAVSAKRAQAWCHSKNDIPYFETSAKEAINVEQAFQTIAKNALAQETEVELYNDFPDQIKLSGDKKPQQNNCSC, from the exons ATGGCATCAAGGAAGAAGGTTCTTCTGAAAGTGATTATTCTTGGCGACAGTGG GGTAGGGAAAACATCTCTCATGAACCAATAtgtgaacaaaaaatttaGTAACCAATACAAAGCTACGATTGGAGCAGACTTTTTGACAAAAGAAGTAATGGTGGATGACAGGCTTGTAACTATGCAG ATATGGGACACAGCGGGACAGGAAAGATTTCAAAGTTTGGGTGTTGCTTTTTATCGTGGAGCTGACTGCTGTGTATTGGTCTTTGATGTAACACAGCCCAGTACGTTCAAGACACTCGATAGCTGGAGAGATGAGTTCCTCATCCAAGCAAGTCCACGAGACCCAGAGAATTTCCCTTTCGTTGTATTAGGAAATAAGATTGATCTGGAAAACAGAGct GTCTCCGCCAAGCGTGCACAAGCATGGTGTCACTCAAAGAATGACATTCCTTATTTCGAGACAAGTGCTAAGGAAGCTATCAATGTGGAACAAGCTTTCCAGACCATTGCTAAAAATGCCTTGGCACAGGAGACAGAGGTCGAGTTATACAATGATTTCCCCGACCAAATAAAACTCTCAGGAGACAAGAAGCCCCAACAAAACAACTGTTCTTGTTAA